From the genome of Desulfobacteraceae bacterium, one region includes:
- the sat gene encoding sulfate adenylyltransferase has product MSNLIPPHGGKGLTCCLLEGAELAAEKKKAEGLKKISISPREKGDLIMMGIGGFSPLTGFMTRADWKGVCENFLLADGTFWPIPVTLSASAEDANAIKEGDEITLFDPKDNEIMATMKVAEKFAMSEADKKFECEKVYMGEGTATPEEFWKIAKDDHPGVQMVMEQKDYCLAGPVKVLTEGEYPKKYPGIYQRPAESRRIFEERGWSDVAALQLRNPMHRSHEYLCKIAVEVCDGVYIHSLVGNLKPGDIPAEVRVDCIDALVKHYFVEKNVVQGGYPLDMRYAGPREGLLHATFRQNYGCSKMIIGRDHAGVGDFYGMFEAQTIFDKIPKPSEFGKALLCEPLKIDWTFYCFKCDGMASLRTCPHAKEDRVLLSGTMLRKLLSEGGELPDHFGRDEVVQILRKYYEGLTEKVEVKLHGAATGDTK; this is encoded by the coding sequence ATGAGTAATTTGATTCCCCCGCATGGTGGAAAGGGACTGACCTGCTGCCTTCTGGAAGGCGCCGAGCTTGCCGCCGAAAAGAAAAAAGCGGAAGGCCTGAAGAAGATTTCGATCTCCCCCCGCGAAAAGGGCGACTTGATCATGATGGGCATCGGCGGCTTCAGCCCGCTGACCGGCTTTATGACCCGCGCCGACTGGAAGGGTGTCTGTGAGAACTTCCTGCTGGCCGATGGGACCTTCTGGCCCATCCCCGTGACCCTCTCGGCATCGGCCGAGGATGCCAACGCCATCAAAGAGGGGGACGAGATCACGCTTTTCGACCCTAAAGACAACGAAATCATGGCCACCATGAAGGTCGCCGAGAAATTCGCCATGAGCGAGGCCGACAAGAAATTCGAGTGTGAAAAGGTCTACATGGGCGAAGGCACGGCCACCCCGGAAGAATTCTGGAAAATCGCCAAGGACGACCATCCTGGGGTCCAGATGGTGATGGAGCAGAAAGATTACTGCCTGGCCGGCCCGGTCAAGGTGCTCACCGAAGGCGAGTATCCCAAGAAATACCCCGGAATCTATCAGCGCCCGGCCGAGTCCCGCAGGATTTTCGAGGAAAGGGGCTGGTCGGATGTCGCGGCGCTGCAACTGCGCAACCCCATGCACCGCTCCCACGAATACCTCTGCAAGATCGCAGTGGAGGTTTGTGACGGGGTCTACATCCACTCCCTGGTCGGCAACCTGAAGCCCGGCGACATCCCCGCCGAGGTTCGCGTTGATTGCATCGACGCCCTTGTCAAGCACTACTTCGTCGAAAAGAACGTCGTCCAGGGCGGCTACCCGCTGGACATGCGCTACGCCGGCCCCCGCGAAGGCCTCCTGCATGCCACCTTCCGTCAGAACTACGGCTGCTCCAAGATGATCATCGGCCGCGACCATGCCGGCGTGGGTGATTTCTACGGCATGTTTGAAGCCCAGACGATTTTCGACAAGATTCCCAAGCCCTCCGAGTTCGGCAAGGCCCTGCTGTGCGAGCCGCTCAAGATCGACTGGACCTTCTACTGCTTCAAGTGCGACGGCATGGCCTCCCTGCGCACCTGCCCGCACGCCAAGGAAGACCGGGTGCTGCTCTCCGGCACCATGCTGCGCAAGCTGCTCTCCGAAGGCGGTGAGCTGCCCGATCACTTCGGCCGCGATGAGGTCGTCCAGATCCTGCGCAAGTACTACGAAGGCCTGACCGAGAAAGTCGAGGTCAAGCTGCACGGCGCCGCCACCGGCGATACCAAGTAG
- a CDS encoding hydrogenase small subunit, which yields MEKEHNFYNRIKAKGVSRRDFMKFCTFLTATMGLSAAYVSKVAQVFAAPSSQRPPVIWLHFAECTGCSEATLRTMYPWIDELLLEVLSMEYHETIMAAAGRQAEEQLHAAVEKHKGKFICVCEGAVGTKFDGGYGKMGGRTFLEIAKEICPQAAAVVCIGQCSSFGGIQAAAPNLGGWKGVGEALGIKTVNIAGCPPNPVNFVGTIVNYLLFGKLPAVDDLGRPLFAYGKTIHDQCPRRSHFENEEFVEEFGSPEAAMGYCLYKVGCRGPETYNNCPVAKFNDGTSWPVEAGHPCLGCSEPNFWDKMTPFYEPL from the coding sequence ATGGAAAAGGAACACAATTTTTACAACAGAATCAAGGCCAAAGGCGTCTCACGAAGGGACTTCATGAAATTCTGCACCTTTCTCACGGCAACCATGGGGCTTTCGGCCGCATACGTCTCCAAGGTGGCCCAGGTCTTTGCGGCCCCCAGCAGCCAGCGGCCGCCGGTGATCTGGCTGCACTTCGCGGAGTGCACGGGCTGCAGCGAAGCCACCCTGCGGACCATGTATCCCTGGATCGATGAGCTGCTGCTGGAAGTGCTCTCCATGGAATACCACGAGACCATCATGGCCGCCGCCGGCCGTCAGGCCGAAGAACAACTCCATGCGGCCGTCGAAAAGCACAAAGGGAAATTCATCTGTGTCTGCGAGGGCGCGGTGGGGACCAAATTCGACGGCGGTTACGGCAAAATGGGGGGACGGACCTTCCTGGAAATCGCCAAAGAAATCTGCCCCCAGGCCGCCGCGGTGGTCTGCATCGGCCAGTGTTCCAGCTTCGGCGGAATCCAGGCAGCGGCCCCCAACCTGGGTGGCTGGAAGGGGGTCGGCGAAGCCCTCGGCATCAAGACCGTCAACATCGCGGGCTGCCCGCCCAACCCGGTCAATTTTGTCGGCACCATCGTCAACTACCTGCTTTTTGGCAAGCTGCCGGCCGTGGACGACCTGGGGCGTCCGCTGTTTGCCTACGGCAAGACCATCCATGACCAGTGCCCCCGCCGGTCCCATTTCGAAAACGAGGAGTTTGTCGAGGAATTCGGCTCGCCGGAAGCCGCCATGGGCTACTGCCTTTACAAGGTCGGCTGCCGCGGCCCGGAAACCTACAACAACTGCCCGGTCGCGAAGTTCAACGACGGCACCAGCTGGCCGGTGGAAGCGGGCCATCCCTGCCTGGGCTGCAGCGAACCCAATTTCTGGGACAAGATGACGCCTTTCTACGAGCCCCTGTAG
- a CDS encoding CoB--CoM heterodisulfide reductase iron-sulfur subunit A family protein, producing the protein MTLDNAAPANGSIMVVGGGISGLTTALEAAEVGYEVILVEKNPYLGGRVAQLNQYFPKLCPPTCGLEINFRRIKDNPRIKVLTLAEVEKVSGAPGSYDVAVRIAPRYVNENCTACGACADACETEISNEFNFGMDRTKGAYLPHAMAFPARFVISPQIIGTEDAQRCKEACKYDAVDLEMQPKTLNLQVGAIVWATGWEPYDASRIDNLGFGRYQNIVTNMMLERMAAFNGPTQGKIQRPSDDKAPQSIAFVQCAGSRDENHLPYCSYICCMASLKHATYVRAQYPEAKVYIFYIDLRAPGQRYEKFYQKIKEDPNVFLIKGKVAEVSEDPQSGNLTVVAENAVTGEKIHQTVEMVVLATGMQPSAANVKLPADLKYTDDGFIINDFEKGGMFAAGCANKPADVVSCNQNATGMALKAIQTLKR; encoded by the coding sequence ATGACACTGGACAACGCAGCCCCTGCAAACGGGAGCATTATGGTTGTTGGAGGAGGGATTAGCGGGTTGACCACGGCCCTTGAAGCTGCCGAAGTGGGCTACGAGGTGATTTTGGTTGAAAAAAATCCGTACCTGGGTGGCAGGGTCGCCCAGCTGAACCAATACTTTCCCAAGCTATGCCCCCCCACCTGCGGGCTTGAGATCAATTTCAGACGAATCAAAGACAACCCCCGGATCAAGGTGTTGACCCTCGCCGAGGTCGAAAAGGTCAGCGGCGCTCCCGGCAGCTACGATGTCGCCGTGCGGATCGCCCCGCGCTACGTCAATGAAAACTGCACCGCCTGCGGCGCCTGCGCCGACGCCTGCGAGACCGAGATTTCCAACGAATTCAATTTTGGGATGGACCGTACCAAGGGCGCCTACCTGCCCCATGCCATGGCCTTTCCCGCCAGGTTCGTGATCAGCCCCCAAATTATCGGCACCGAAGACGCCCAGCGCTGCAAAGAGGCCTGCAAGTACGACGCGGTGGATCTCGAGATGCAGCCCAAGACCCTCAACCTGCAGGTGGGCGCGATTGTCTGGGCAACCGGCTGGGAACCCTACGACGCCAGCCGGATCGACAACCTCGGCTTCGGCCGTTATCAAAACATTGTCACCAACATGATGCTCGAGCGCATGGCGGCCTTCAACGGGCCGACCCAGGGCAAGATCCAGCGGCCCTCCGACGACAAAGCACCGCAAAGCATCGCCTTTGTGCAATGCGCCGGCTCCAGGGACGAAAACCATCTCCCCTACTGCTCTTACATCTGTTGCATGGCCTCCCTGAAGCACGCCACCTACGTCCGGGCGCAGTACCCGGAGGCAAAGGTCTACATCTTCTACATCGATCTCAGGGCGCCGGGCCAGCGCTATGAAAAGTTCTACCAGAAAATCAAGGAGGACCCGAATGTCTTCCTGATCAAGGGCAAAGTTGCGGAGGTCAGCGAAGACCCGCAAAGCGGCAATCTGACGGTGGTGGCCGAAAATGCCGTGACCGGCGAAAAAATCCACCAGACCGTCGAGATGGTGGTTCTGGCCACCGGCATGCAGCCGTCCGCGGCCAATGTCAAACTTCCCGCTGACCTGAAGTATACCGACGATGGTTTCATCATCAACGACTTTGAGAAAGGCGGTATGTTCGCGGCAGGGTGTGCCAACAAACCGGCCGACGTCGTCTCCTGCAACCAGAATGCAACCGGTATGGCCCTTAAGGCGATTCAAACCCTGAAGCGGTAG
- a CDS encoding HypC/HybG/HupF family hydrogenase formation chaperone encodes MCLAIPSRIVKIEDQMAVIDVDGVTREASLLLLEDPRVGDYVIVHAGFALHKIDEEAARESLALLRDVAQRLDAGGPPED; translated from the coding sequence ATGTGCCTTGCCATTCCATCCCGGATCGTCAAGATCGAAGACCAGATGGCCGTCATCGACGTCGACGGCGTCACCCGTGAGGCCAGCCTGCTGCTGCTGGAAGACCCCCGGGTGGGGGACTACGTCATCGTGCACGCCGGTTTTGCCCTTCACAAGATCGACGAAGAAGCCGCCCGCGAATCCCTGGCGCTGTTGCGCGACGTCGCCCAGCGGCTGGACGCCGGTGGGCCCCCTGAGGATTGA
- the qmoC gene encoding quinone-interacting membrane-bound oxidoreductase complex subunit QmoC produces the protein MAEAYVVEPDLDFIKEVGALGGEDLKKCYQCATCSVACPISPDTKPFPRKEMIAASWGLKDKLLGSADIWLCHNCGDCNTLCPRTAKPGEVLAAIRQYAIKAYATPKKLAEMVNDPKKLPILAAIPAVIILGLGFLLKLVGIDWLNIPPGGDEIVHAHFIHTTLVDIIMIPTFFFGVGVFALGLKRFLNDIHQNALLEGKTDKQKIEPVGFAQAFLRILPTILKHRKFSECTENNERSTAHMMVFFGFIGLFIVTNIFFVVMYGFGIHGPYQQINPVKWLANVSGIALIIGSLLMIKSRLDKKDQKSYYKDWFLLGLALGLGLTGMLTQMTRLAGFAGVSYTLYFIHLIFIWGLFAYTPFTKLAHLVYRTVAMTYAEYANRK, from the coding sequence ATGGCCGAAGCCTACGTTGTTGAGCCTGATCTGGATTTTATCAAGGAAGTCGGCGCGCTGGGGGGCGAAGACCTGAAAAAGTGCTATCAGTGCGCGACCTGTTCGGTTGCCTGCCCGATTTCGCCCGACACCAAACCCTTTCCCCGCAAGGAGATGATCGCAGCCTCCTGGGGGTTGAAAGACAAGCTGCTGGGCAGTGCCGACATCTGGCTGTGCCACAACTGCGGGGACTGCAACACCCTGTGTCCGCGCACGGCCAAACCGGGGGAGGTCCTGGCGGCCATCCGGCAATACGCCATCAAGGCCTACGCGACCCCCAAAAAACTGGCCGAGATGGTCAACGACCCCAAAAAGCTGCCGATTCTGGCGGCGATTCCGGCCGTGATCATCCTGGGCCTGGGGTTTTTGCTCAAGCTGGTGGGAATCGACTGGCTCAATATCCCCCCGGGCGGCGATGAGATCGTGCACGCCCATTTCATTCACACCACCCTGGTGGACATCATTATGATTCCAACCTTTTTCTTTGGGGTGGGGGTCTTCGCCCTGGGCTTGAAGCGCTTTTTGAACGACATCCACCAGAACGCGCTTTTGGAAGGCAAAACCGACAAGCAGAAAATCGAGCCGGTCGGCTTCGCCCAGGCCTTTCTCCGGATCTTGCCGACCATTCTCAAGCACCGCAAGTTTTCGGAGTGCACCGAAAACAACGAGCGCTCCACGGCCCACATGATGGTCTTTTTCGGTTTTATCGGGCTGTTCATCGTCACCAACATCTTCTTCGTGGTGATGTACGGCTTCGGGATCCACGGGCCTTACCAGCAGATCAACCCGGTCAAGTGGCTGGCCAATGTGAGCGGCATCGCCCTGATCATCGGCAGTTTGCTGATGATCAAAAGCCGGCTGGATAAGAAAGACCAGAAGAGCTACTACAAAGACTGGTTTCTGCTGGGCTTGGCCCTGGGTCTCGGGCTGACCGGGATGCTGACCCAGATGACCCGTTTGGCGGGCTTTGCCGGGGTTTCCTACACCCTGTATTTTATCCACCTGATCTTCATCTGGGGGCTTTTTGCCTACACGCCCTTTACCAAGCTGGCGCACCTCGTCTACCGCACGGTGGCCATGACCTACGCGGAGTACGCCAACCGCAAGTAG
- a CDS encoding HyaD/HybD family hydrogenase maturation endopeptidase, whose protein sequence is MGNPLVTILGVGNFLFADEGFGIRVIEKLQAEYRFPEEVLVVDGGVLGIHLLGVISQPDHLIVVDAVRNRGKAGDLYRLAGEDIPRRVLAKNSLHQVDLLEALTLCQALDKVPETVILGVEPEDIETLSLEMTPAVRRQVAPMVARVLQELDRLGVTYSRRSPS, encoded by the coding sequence ATGGGCAACCCGTTGGTCACCATTCTGGGGGTCGGCAATTTCCTGTTCGCCGACGAGGGCTTCGGCATCCGGGTGATCGAAAAGCTTCAGGCCGAGTACCGCTTCCCCGAGGAGGTCCTCGTTGTGGATGGCGGGGTGTTGGGGATCCATCTGCTGGGGGTCATTTCGCAGCCCGACCATCTGATCGTGGTGGACGCGGTCCGCAACCGCGGCAAGGCCGGGGACCTCTACCGCCTGGCGGGCGAGGACATCCCCCGGCGGGTGCTGGCCAAAAATTCGCTGCACCAGGTGGACCTGCTGGAGGCCCTGACCTTGTGCCAGGCCCTTGACAAGGTGCCGGAAACCGTTATTCTCGGGGTGGAACCCGAAGACATCGAAACCCTGAGTTTGGAAATGACCCCGGCGGTCCGGCGTCAGGTGGCGCCCATGGTCGCCAGGGTGCTGCAGGAGTTGGACCGCCTGGGCGTGACTTACAGCCGGAGGAGCCCCAGCTGA
- a CDS encoding nickel-dependent hydrogenase large subunit, with product MGKRITIDPITRIEGHLRIEVEVEGGKVVNAWSSGTLFRGIEVILQGRDPRDAHHFVQRSCGVCTYVHALASVRAVDDAVGIKVPANARLIRNLLNGAQYQHDHIVHFYHLHALDWVDIVSALKADPAKTAALSDNTSNAPWGGRQYFKNVQVRLQTFVDSGQLGPFANAYWGHSAYQLPPEANLMAAAHYIEALRMQARAARMHAIFGGKNPHPQSLVVGGVTSVADLTPDRIAEFLYITKETQDFVKNVYIPDLLAVASFYKEWGGIGGCTNFLTYGEFPASDQEPESFYIPRGIIRQRDLGKIEMVDQQKVTEDVTRSWYVKSEPKHPFEGETRPIEENPKYDPDKGQYSWAKAPRYDGLPCEVGPLARVLVAYAKGHTEIKPLVDSTLKQLDIPASALFSTLGRTAARGLEAVAIGEAMQGWVTELVENLKNGDTRTYQPYEMPESASGVGLNDVPRGALGHWIRIEDGKIGNYQYVVPSTWNLGPRDGAGNLSPVEEALIGTPVADPQKPLEVLRTVHSFDPCLACAIHVIDPHSNEVYKIRVV from the coding sequence ATGGGTAAAAGAATTACCATCGATCCGATCACGAGAATAGAGGGGCACCTGCGCATCGAAGTCGAGGTGGAGGGCGGCAAGGTGGTCAACGCCTGGAGCTCCGGGACGCTTTTCCGGGGGATCGAGGTCATCCTGCAGGGCCGTGACCCGCGGGACGCCCACCATTTCGTGCAGCGCAGCTGCGGGGTGTGCACCTACGTCCATGCCCTGGCGTCGGTGCGCGCGGTGGACGACGCGGTCGGCATCAAGGTTCCCGCCAATGCCCGCCTGATCCGCAACCTGCTGAACGGCGCCCAGTACCAGCACGACCACATCGTTCACTTTTACCATCTGCACGCCCTGGACTGGGTGGACATCGTCAGCGCCCTCAAGGCCGACCCGGCCAAGACCGCCGCCCTATCGGACAACACCAGCAACGCCCCCTGGGGCGGCCGTCAGTATTTCAAAAACGTCCAGGTCCGGCTGCAGACCTTCGTGGACAGCGGCCAGCTGGGGCCCTTCGCCAACGCCTACTGGGGCCATTCGGCCTACCAGCTGCCGCCGGAAGCCAATCTGATGGCCGCCGCGCACTACATCGAAGCCCTGCGCATGCAGGCCAGGGCCGCCCGCATGCACGCCATTTTCGGCGGCAAAAACCCCCACCCCCAGTCTCTCGTGGTAGGCGGCGTGACCTCGGTGGCGGACCTGACCCCCGACCGGATCGCCGAGTTCCTCTACATCACCAAGGAGACCCAGGACTTCGTCAAGAACGTCTACATCCCCGACCTGTTGGCCGTGGCCTCCTTCTACAAGGAGTGGGGCGGGATCGGCGGCTGCACCAATTTTCTGACCTATGGCGAATTCCCGGCCAGCGATCAGGAGCCGGAGAGCTTCTACATACCCCGCGGGATCATCCGCCAGCGCGACCTGGGCAAGATCGAAATGGTGGACCAGCAGAAGGTCACCGAGGACGTGACCCGCTCCTGGTATGTCAAATCGGAGCCCAAGCACCCCTTCGAGGGCGAAACCCGGCCCATCGAAGAAAACCCCAAATACGACCCCGACAAAGGCCAGTACTCCTGGGCCAAGGCCCCGCGCTACGACGGCCTGCCGTGCGAAGTGGGGCCGCTGGCGCGGGTGCTGGTGGCCTACGCCAAGGGCCATACCGAGATCAAGCCGCTGGTGGACAGCACCCTCAAGCAGTTGGACATCCCGGCCAGCGCCCTTTTCTCGACCCTCGGGCGGACCGCCGCCCGCGGGCTGGAAGCCGTGGCGATCGGCGAGGCCATGCAGGGCTGGGTGACGGAGCTGGTGGAAAACCTCAAAAACGGCGACACCCGGACCTACCAGCCCTACGAAATGCCCGAGAGCGCCAGCGGGGTGGGGCTGAACGACGTCCCGCGGGGGGCCCTGGGTCACTGGATCCGCATCGAGGATGGAAAGATCGGCAATTACCAGTACGTGGTCCCCTCCACCTGGAACCTGGGGCCGCGTGACGGTGCCGGCAACCTGAGCCCGGTGGAGGAGGCGCTGATCGGCACTCCGGTGGCCGACCCCCAAAAGCCGTTGGAGGTGCTGCGCACGGTCCACTCCTTCGATCCCTGTCTGGCCTGCGCGATTCATGTCATTGACCCCCACTCCAACGAAGTCTATAAAATCAGGGTGGTGTAA
- a CDS encoding FAD-dependent oxidoreductase: MDKKYGVYICEGCGIGEALDIEALKGVPEEEGLPVQTHPCLCGQEGVALLKKDIAEKGINTLVIAACSRRVNFDVFRFDGCIVDRVNLREQVVWSHPRSEFPALTPEQKEDEDNYDRVQMLAEDYIKMGMARVEKINLPEPHKVENLSRKILVIGGGITGISAALDAAKVGYEATIVEKSAQLGGHANHWRKQLPLGNPYDRLISPMVGDLIKAVEADPKITVKTNTVVARIAGEPGEFTVTFKKPGEKIEFDVPFPLPDEMKVDESGKELEAEKLHEVYMEYNKGKKDILTLDPNGELYGAVILAAGWRPYEPKEGEFAHLGFGQFPDVVTNHQFEELAAKGQITRPSDGKPAKSVVFIQSPGQGNDQDFDYAGSVTSLVALKQAKYVREDFSDGKAFVFYQHMRTPGLSENFYKAIQQDPGIFLTKGEVVAVTQNGSGLTVEADNTLLGEKVKVNADMVVLATGMVPATADDPVVNLAYRQGPGFRDIGLFNGYADSNFICFPYETQRTGIYAAGGVRRSMTAEESMEDASGAALKAIQCLESVNRGVSVHPRSGDMTFPDFFFQRCTQCKRCTEECPFGALDDDAKGTPKPNPTRCRRCGTCMGACPERIIGFADYNIDSVGSMVKAVGVPSEDDYAEPPFRILGLVCENDAYPALDIAGLNRLSYSADVRFVPVRCLGSVNVIWIKDALSQGMDGVFLLGCKHGDDYQCHFVKGSELAEVRMKKIGDALASLALEEERVRQFEVAIDDYHKLPEMINSFVESIEELGPNPFKGF; the protein is encoded by the coding sequence ATGGACAAGAAGTATGGTGTTTATATCTGCGAAGGCTGTGGCATTGGAGAAGCCCTGGACATCGAGGCCTTGAAGGGCGTTCCGGAAGAAGAGGGGCTGCCGGTCCAAACCCACCCGTGTCTGTGCGGCCAGGAGGGGGTCGCGCTGCTCAAGAAGGACATCGCCGAGAAGGGCATCAACACCCTGGTGATCGCGGCCTGCTCGCGCCGGGTGAATTTCGACGTCTTTCGTTTTGACGGCTGCATCGTCGACCGCGTCAACCTGCGCGAGCAGGTCGTATGGTCCCACCCGCGCTCGGAATTTCCGGCCCTCACCCCGGAGCAGAAGGAAGACGAGGACAACTACGACCGCGTCCAGATGCTGGCCGAAGACTACATCAAAATGGGGATGGCGCGGGTGGAGAAAATCAACCTGCCCGAGCCGCACAAGGTGGAAAACCTCAGCCGCAAGATCCTGGTCATCGGCGGCGGGATTACCGGGATTTCCGCCGCCCTGGATGCCGCCAAGGTCGGCTACGAGGCCACCATCGTCGAAAAGAGCGCCCAGCTCGGTGGCCATGCCAACCACTGGCGCAAGCAGCTGCCGCTCGGCAACCCATACGACCGGCTGATTTCGCCGATGGTCGGGGATCTCATCAAAGCGGTGGAGGCCGACCCCAAAATCACCGTCAAGACCAACACCGTGGTGGCCCGCATCGCCGGTGAGCCCGGTGAATTTACGGTCACCTTCAAAAAGCCCGGGGAAAAGATCGAGTTCGATGTCCCCTTTCCGCTGCCCGATGAGATGAAGGTGGATGAAAGCGGCAAGGAGCTGGAGGCCGAAAAGCTGCACGAAGTTTACATGGAGTACAACAAGGGCAAAAAGGACATCCTGACCCTGGATCCCAATGGGGAGCTTTACGGGGCCGTGATTCTCGCTGCTGGCTGGCGCCCCTACGAGCCCAAGGAGGGCGAGTTCGCGCACCTGGGGTTTGGGCAGTTCCCGGATGTGGTCACCAACCACCAGTTCGAAGAGCTGGCCGCCAAGGGCCAGATCACCCGACCCTCCGACGGCAAGCCGGCCAAATCGGTGGTCTTCATCCAAAGCCCCGGGCAGGGCAACGACCAGGATTTCGATTATGCCGGTTCGGTCACCAGCCTGGTGGCCCTCAAGCAGGCCAAGTACGTGCGCGAGGATTTCAGCGACGGCAAGGCCTTCGTGTTCTACCAGCACATGCGCACCCCGGGCCTGTCGGAGAATTTCTACAAAGCCATTCAGCAGGACCCCGGTATTTTCCTGACCAAGGGCGAGGTGGTCGCGGTGACCCAGAACGGCAGCGGCCTCACGGTCGAAGCCGACAACACCTTGCTGGGGGAGAAGGTCAAGGTCAACGCCGACATGGTGGTGCTGGCAACCGGGATGGTGCCCGCCACCGCCGATGACCCGGTCGTCAACCTGGCCTACCGCCAGGGCCCCGGTTTCCGCGATATCGGGCTGTTCAACGGCTACGCCGACTCCAACTTCATCTGCTTCCCCTATGAAACCCAGAGAACCGGCATCTACGCCGCCGGCGGCGTCCGCCGCAGCATGACCGCCGAGGAGTCCATGGAGGACGCAAGCGGCGCCGCCCTCAAGGCGATCCAGTGCCTGGAGTCGGTCAACCGCGGGGTGTCGGTCCATCCGCGCTCGGGCGACATGACCTTCCCGGACTTCTTCTTCCAGCGCTGCACCCAGTGTAAGCGCTGCACCGAGGAGTGCCCGTTCGGTGCCCTGGACGACGATGCCAAGGGCACCCCGAAGCCCAACCCCACCCGCTGCCGACGCTGCGGCACCTGCATGGGGGCCTGCCCCGAGCGGATCATCGGTTTCGCGGACTACAACATCGACAGCGTCGGGTCCATGGTCAAGGCCGTGGGTGTGCCCTCGGAGGATGACTACGCCGAGCCGCCTTTCCGGATCCTGGGGTTGGTGTGCGAGAACGACGCCTATCCGGCGCTGGATATCGCCGGCTTGAACCGCCTGAGCTACTCGGCCGACGTGCGCTTCGTGCCGGTTCGCTGTCTGGGCTCGGTCAACGTCATCTGGATCAAGGATGCCCTTTCCCAGGGGATGGACGGCGTTTTTCTCCTGGGCTGCAAGCACGGGGACGACTACCAGTGCCACTTCGTCAAAGGCAGTGAGCTGGCCGAAGTGCGGATGAAGAAGATCGGCGACGCCCTCGCCAGCCTGGCACTGGAGGAGGAACGGGTCAGACAGTTCGAGGTGGCCATCGACGACTACCACAAGCTGCCGGAAATGATCAATTCCTTTGTGGAAAGCATTGAAGAACTCGGTCCGAACCCATTCAAGGGATTCTAG